TTTATGAAGATAGTATTGATAACATTATCGGTTTAATTCATCTGCGTGATTTATTGCGTTATGTTAAAGATCATCGTGATGATGAAGTGTTTGAGATTAAAAAAATCATTCGCGAACCGTATTATGTTCCTGATTCAAAACGTACGGATGAACTATTTAGAGAATTACAAAATAGTAAGATGCACTTTGCAGTCGTGATTGATGAGTACGGTGGTACCGCTGGTATTGTAACAATGGAAGATCTTATTGAAGAAATTATGGGAAACATTATGGATGAGTACGATGAAGAAGAGGAGCAAGAGATTGTTGCTGTGAATTTGGATGAGTATTTAGTTGATGGTGCTTGTGATATTGAAGATCTAGAAGATGTTATCAATATAAACCTTCCGGTTGAAGATTATGATACCGTCAGTGGTTTTGTCGTCGGTCAAATTGGACGTCTACCTACTGAAGAGGATGTACGTGAAGATTTATCAGATGTCATTTACCATGGGTATCGTTTCTCTATTATGGAACTTGATGAAAAAGTTATCGCACGAGTTCGTGTAACAAAAGAAAAGGAAGTCGATCTCGACTCCCTTGAAGATTAGATATAATACATATTACCGTCGCCGGATTCATTTTTAATGAGTTCGGCGATTTCTTTTAATTTAATACCTTTTAAAGTTTCTCGAAGTGCTGCATCAATCGGCGTATATAAATGAGTACACAATGCAGCATTAATGATAGAGTCATCCGTAGATGCTGGTGTTTTTTCAAAAAGTGATGGCTCTAAAGCGTTCAGTATGTTAAACATATTACATTCTTTGGATTTTAAATAATAGCCTCCCGCAGGACCTTTAACTGCGTCAACGAGATTGGCTTGTTTTAAGCTGGAAAAAACTTGTTCAAGATAAATTTTAGAAATATTTAGATGCTCAGCGATGTTCACAAGTGTTGTAAGTTCTTGATCGTTGATGTGCATATAAGTCATCGCGGCGATGCCGTAACGTGTTCGTGCGGATAATTTCATGTCATCACTCCTTATTACCTATAATGTTATGTCTTTTAGTATGTAATGTCAATGAAACTCAAAGAGTGTTTGAATTGACACGAGTACAATTCGTTGTATAATACATATATAACATATAGGTAAAGGTGATAATATGAAAACATATAAAAATATAACAGAATTAATCGGTCGTACTCCCCTTGTGGAATTGAATAATATCTCAAAAGAAGCGGGACTTAAAAATCCGATTCTTGCGAAAGTAGAGTTTTTTAATCCAGGTGGTAGTGTTAAAGATCGTATTGCATTCGCAATGTTAACTGAAGCACGCAAGCAAGGTCTAGTTAATGATGATACAGTCATTATCGAACCTACAAGTGGTAACACTGGGATTGGTCTTGCATCAATTGGTGCATCAATGGGACTTAAAGTAATCTTAACAATGCCTGAAACGATGAGTGTTGAACGTCGTAATTTATTAAAAGCTTATGGTGCCGAATTGATTCTTACAGATGGTGCTTCTGGCATGAAGGGAGCCATTGCTAAGGCTGAGGAACTTGCGAAAGAATATGAGAATTCATTTATTCCATCACAATTTGATAACAACGCTAATGTTCAAGCACATTACACAACTACAGGTCCAGAAATTTATGCAGATACAGATGGCCAAGTTGATATCTTTATTGCTGGTATTGGTACCGGTGGAACCATTACAGGTACCGGTATGTATTTAAAAGAAAAAAATCCAAATGTTCAAGTTATTACAGTTGAACCTGAAAACTCAGCAGTTCTTTCGGGAGAAAAACCTGGACCACATAAACTTCAAGGTTTAGGTGCTGGTTTTGTTCCTTCAATTCTTCAAACGGATATCTATGAGGAAATTGTTCGAATTACGGACTCAGAAGCATTTGTTGTCGGTCGTCAGTTAGCTCAAGAAGAAGGTTTACTTGTTGGTGTATCTTCAGGCGCTGCGGTTGCAGCTGCGGTTAAGGTCGCAAAACGTCCTGAAAATGAAGGGAAGACGATTGTTGTTGTTCTTCCAGATACTGGTGAACGTTACTTATCAACACCAATGTTTAACGAGTAAGCGAAGTCTTAAACTGAAATTATAAATTCAATGCATTATGATATAGAGTGAACTTTAAATCAAAAGGTATTCCCTTACGCAAAGGAAATACCTTTTTTAGTTATAGTGTAAGGTTAAGGTAGTGTTTTTTATTTAAACATAGAGAATCTATGGTAATATTTAAGATATAGGGTGAATGCGAGGTTAGAGATGATGACAAAGAAAAAACAAGCACGATATCAACAAATAGCACTTGATATTGCGGCGCGAATTGCACGTAATGATTTAAGAGAAGGTGAACGAATTTCAGGTCGTTCTATTTTATCCAGCGAATACGGTGTTTCTCCAGAAACAATTCGTAGAGCGATGAGTCTTCTTGAAGAGGTTGAAGTGGTGCATGTCGCAAATAATTATGGTGTTATCATTGGATCAAAAGAAGCAGCGATTGCTTATTTAGATTCATTTTCCTCGGTTACAGATGTTACTCAACTTAAGCACAGG
This genomic stretch from Erysipelothrix rhusiopathiae harbors:
- the cysK gene encoding cysteine synthase A, yielding MKTYKNITELIGRTPLVELNNISKEAGLKNPILAKVEFFNPGGSVKDRIAFAMLTEARKQGLVNDDTVIIEPTSGNTGIGLASIGASMGLKVILTMPETMSVERRNLLKAYGAELILTDGASGMKGAIAKAEELAKEYENSFIPSQFDNNANVQAHYTTTGPEIYADTDGQVDIFIAGIGTGGTITGTGMYLKEKNPNVQVITVEPENSAVLSGEKPGPHKLQGLGAGFVPSILQTDIYEEIVRITDSEAFVVGRQLAQEEGLLVGVSSGAAVAAAVKVAKRPENEGKTIVVVLPDTGERYLSTPMFNE
- a CDS encoding RrF2 family transcriptional regulator, with the translated sequence MKLSARTRYGIAAMTYMHINDQELTTLVNIAEHLNISKIYLEQVFSSLKQANLVDAVKGPAGGYYLKSKECNMFNILNALEPSLFEKTPASTDDSIINAALCTHLYTPIDAALRETLKGIKLKEIAELIKNESGDGNMYYI